The window TCCATAGTACTATTAACTGTATTGTTAACTCTGACCTCAATATTGTGTCAATGATTCATGCAcatgcaataaaacaaatggaCGAGAGGTATGCTTTCAGAATTTGCACTGTATTGGGATATGCTCAGCAGTATTGATTTGAGAATCAACAGAAAAAACTCAAGTTACACACCTTGAACACTTTCAAACTCAACACAGTGAATCAACAATGAGCAAAATTATATGTACTTCATATTCTTTGACAAGCAAGCCTGTAAAACCCAATTTTAATATGATGAGCATGGCAGCAAATTATCTTCATTTTAGTAggtcaaattaaaatatttagctTTCAGCAAATTTTGTTAGGTGTGTTAAACATTAAATCTGTCAATGCTTGTTTCCCCATCAACCCACATCCCAAATTTaacagaacattaaaaaaaaaaaaaaaaaaaacaagatcagATTTCAGTAGCTTAAATGAATAGTGCATGAACGGCTTGAATGGTGAAAACGACCTTCAACATGTCTTAACTCTGTTTACAAATGCCTTTCAAGTCACTTAAGATTTTAACAAAGGCCTGCCTAGCATGTTTCAGAGGAAAGCAAATGACACCAAAACGTCTTTTAAAagtccagcaaaaaaaaaaaaaaaaaaaaaactaagctGTTTATAAGAAGCAATACCTACACCATATGATTTGACAAATATTGTTCATCTTGTTATATTTGCTTATACGGGTGTTTTAACACCTGCTCACACCTGTCCTTGGTCTACAGATTGTGTTAAGTTGCTCTAGAAACCCCACATTACAACCAAGCTTTAACAATCCTTTCTTATGACAACAAGGATATAAAACACGTCCATGTGAGAACCACCATGAAgacctgtgtatttttatatatatatttttttgttcctgTATTGATGCAACATAAAGAGTTCCTTCAATGACCGGTGCTGTTGACAGTGCAGCTCCAAGAGAACAACCAACCACTCAAAATCAATGTTCGTGCAggttcaaataaacaaaaatgaatgagtGAGTAGGAGGGAATGAAGagggaggaaaaataaaagaaaaatgtgggAACCAATCCAAAAATggcagagagaagagggagaaacaCGGGGagtgtgaggggaaaaaaaaaaaaaaacaaacaaaaaaaaacaaaacaaggatgGGAACTGAATCAGCTTCAGGTCAGGGAGGGGAGAACGAGTAGGTAACAAAAAAAGGAGAGATCCAAGCACAAGTTCAAATCTTTTAAAAGGACACAGGTGGAGATGAGTACATCTATTTGCTTCTGAGGCTTAGGCAAGAGGAAAGGGAAGGACTTTTCCCTATGCGGTTGGGTGGAACAGGAAGCCTTAATCAGGCATATATGGGCGGAGGTGATCCTCGATGTCTCCCACACCCCAGCAGGTAAGCTGGTCCTGGGGTAAGTACAGGCAAAGGCTGCACAACTTGAAAACTGTGGCCTTGGTTTTAGAAGTCTGCAGGAAAGATGGACAGGGAACATTTGTAGTTAAGTGTTAGGAGACTCTCTGAACtttcatctttttaaataaataaaattgtttaaatAGACTTGCTCACCTGCAAGTGCTGTCTATCCATGAAAAGAAATACAGACTGAGTTGGGTTGTTCATGACCATTCCAGCCTTGTCTTTGCGACCCAAAGCATGCAAGCACTGTTTCTCGTAGTCTCCATGATGAAATTCAAACTTGGCCTGTAGATCAAAGGACAGGCTTGTGAGCcaagaaataacaataaataacaattaTATCCAGACTAAGGCTACAATAACTggaataaaacatttgtttctgcaTGATGTGTAATTTGACCATAATCACTGTAAACAATCCCACgttttaaaatatgcatgaGCATAACACCTTAGCCAGAGATactgtgcttttgttgttttctcgGACGGTTACAATAACAACAAGCCTCCAAGATCTACATCTGACGAAGTGCCAAGATCTGACCTGAACAGGCCTGAAGGGTTCATCATCGGCCCCCTTCCATCTGGAGAAGAGAAGACAGACAATCTTCTCAATGTCGTTGCGTGGCCAAAGGATGAAGTCCATCTCCTGTGTGCAGCCTATCACATCCTACAGCCACATGGGAAAGGACAACATATTAACAAgatgtctgtttattttctgtcccTTTTATCAAACTGTTCACTGTCTTACCCTTCGCATTGACTGGTATCGGGGAGCGTGTAGTTGCACAATGTCTTTCTGCAGGAGCTCTATCGAACTCTCCAGAGAGTAGCTGGAATCCCTTACACCTCGAAGGATGTTTTCTTCATAGTTGTTGGTCATCACTGGCACCACTTCAGCTACCTCAAATAGTGCAGATTTCTTCGtctgtaacaacaacaacaaaaaaaaaaaaacagacaaaatagtCAAAGGAACAATTTAATTAGGGCATTTAAATGTGTGAGCAAATGCTGAAGAAAATGTTAGTGTATAAAGGATTACTCTATACTTCCATTTTGCTGACAAACCTTTTCTTTGAAAACGAAGGCTATGTAAATCTTGAAGTCAAACTGATCAGCCAACGATTCCCTTTTCTTCCGAAGTTGAGCTCGAAGT of the Mastacembelus armatus chromosome 11, fMasArm1.2, whole genome shotgun sequence genome contains:
- the c11h6orf62 gene encoding uncharacterized protein C6orf62 homolog, whose amino-acid sequence is MGDPTSRRNQTRNRLRAQLRKKRESLADQFDFKIYIAFVFKEKTKKSALFEVAEVVPVMTNNYEENILRGVRDSSYSLESSIELLQKDIVQLHAPRYQSMRRDVIGCTQEMDFILWPRNDIEKIVCLLFSRWKGADDEPFRPVQAKFEFHHGDYEKQCLHALGRKDKAGMVMNNPTQSVFLFMDRQHLQTSKTKATVFKLCSLCLYLPQDQLTCWGVGDIEDHLRPYMPD